A single region of the Sphingomonas sp. LY29 genome encodes:
- a CDS encoding DUF1491 family protein: protein MNDRLPARVEASSLLRRAEAEGGFGMVIRKGDPDRGAIILTLASRGQHSAFVERTLQPNGDYRWQIVGPNAESSAEDRAKWIDRRVKFDTDLWLIELDIAEAERFIAETIAIG, encoded by the coding sequence GGCTTCCCGCCCGCGTCGAGGCCAGCTCGCTGCTCCGCCGAGCCGAGGCGGAAGGCGGGTTCGGCATGGTGATTCGCAAGGGCGACCCCGACCGCGGGGCGATCATCCTGACGCTCGCAAGTCGCGGCCAACACTCCGCTTTCGTCGAACGCACCCTTCAACCGAACGGCGATTACCGCTGGCAGATCGTCGGCCCCAATGCCGAATCCTCGGCGGAAGACCGGGCGAAATGGATCGATCGCCGGGTTAAATTCGACACCGATCTGTGGCTCATCGAACTGGATATCGCGGAGGCGGAACGATTCATCGCTGAAACGATCGCCATCGGTTGA